The window ACCGCTTCGCCCACGATCACGGGGTCGACGCCGTAGAGCTGGAGGCTGCGCGGCTTCTCGTCCGGCGCGAACTGCGCGAGGCGCAGCGTCTTGGCGTTGCCCTCGACCAGCGCGCGCGCCGTGATCATCTCGCTCACGTAGAGCCCTGCGCCGAAGCGGCGGCAGAGCGTGCGGAAGGGTGCGTTCGTGACGCCCGCCATCGGCGCGAGCACGACCGGCGGCCACACCGCGAGCGGGCCCATGCGCAGCGTCGCGAACTCGCCCGGCTGCGCCGGAGCGACGCCCTCGTTCAGCGCGCTACGCGGCGCCCGCGGTGTCTCGCTCAGCTGCACGGCGCACTCGTTACGGCGTCTTGATCGTCATGCGGTCGATCGCATGCACCGGCGCGGAGTCGCCCGCCATCAAGTGCGCGATCGCGGCATAGACGGTCTGCTGCTGCTTCACGCGATTCAATCCCGCGAGCGCGCTCGACGTCACCGCGAGCTCGAAGTGACCGGCGCCGCCGGCTCTCACCTCGACCTCGGCGCCCGGCAGCGCCTTGCGGATCGCATCGCCGAGCT of the Deltaproteobacteria bacterium genome contains:
- a CDS encoding BolA/IbaG family iron-sulfur metabolism protein; its protein translation is MALKILSSPPPEPEEIAQQLGDAIRKALPGAEVEVRAGGAGHFELAVTSSALAGLNRVKQQQTVYAAIAHLMAGDSAPVHAIDRMTIKTP